One Paenibacillus sp. FSL W8-0186 genomic window carries:
- a CDS encoding YjcZ family sporulation protein, producing MGYAAGAGTCGAGAGIWTSTGVILVLFILLVIISRAWIRD from the coding sequence ATGGGATATGCTGCAGGAGCTGGGACTTGCGGTGCTGGTGCTGGAATTTGGACCAGTACAGGAGTTATCCTCGTTTTGTTTATTCTCTTAGTTATTATTAGTCGCGCTTGGATTAGAGACTAA